A genomic window from Vigna radiata var. radiata cultivar VC1973A chromosome 2, Vradiata_ver6, whole genome shotgun sequence includes:
- the LOC106775768 gene encoding auxin response factor 10-like, with protein MKEGEKVLDPQLWHACAGGMVQMPKVNSKVFYFPQGHAEHAHTNIDLRVPPHILCNVEAVKFMADPETDEVFAKLSLVPLRNSELGPDAEGGADMAEASEKPASFAKTLTQSDANNGGGFSVPRYCAETIFPRLDYSAEPPVQTVVAKDVQGETWRFRHIYRGTPRRHLLTTGWSSFVNQKKLVAGDSVVFLRSENGELCVGIRRAKKGIGFEVWNSASGSGSGSIGGSGNCGIGPYGPFSFFLREENKSLRNGGGGGGGGGGNLSGRAKVRPEAVVEAVTLAAANKPFEVVYYPRASTPEFCIKASSVRAAMRIQWCSGMRFKMAFETEDASRISWFMGTIASVQVLDPIRWPNSPWRLLQVTWDEPDLLQNVKRVSPWLVELVSNLPVINFTPFSPPRKKLRFPQHPEFPLDVQFPIPPFSGNQLGPNHPLCGFSDNAPAGIQGARHAQIGTSLSDLHLNSKLQLGLLPSNIQQHGLYSGISSGNTTNHDKSKESLSHLLTIGKSSKTLEKSDDDKKHQFLLFGQPILTEQQISRDVLSRGKKSADDVKDKEKCFLDDSQSSGKASSAAEFSWQLGLDTGHCKVFLESEDVGRTLDLSRLGSYEELYRRLSYMFGVERSEIPNYVFYYDAKGAVKQTGEEPFSDFMKTAKRLTILTDSGSKNVTRAFITGTRNGEHGLDASNKTGPLSIFA; from the exons ATGAAGGAGGGTGAGAAGGTATTGGATCCGCAGCTATGGCACGCGTGTGCTGGTGGCATGGTTCAGATGCCCAAGGTGAACTCCAAAGTCTTCTACTTCCCACAGGGTCATGCAGAGCACGCCCACACCAACATTGATCTCAGGGTTCCGCCACACATTCTCTGCAACGTCGAGGCGGTAAAGTTCATGGCGGACCCAGAAACCGACGAGGTTTTTGCCAAACTGAGTCTGGTTCCTCTCAGAAACTCGGAACTCGGTCCGGACGCGGAGGGGGGTGCTGACATGGCGGAGGCTTCGGAGAAGCCCGCGTCTTTCGCGAAGACTCTGACGCAGTCGGACGCCAACAATGGTGGCGGGTTTTCGGTGCCACGGTACTGCGCGGAGACGATTTTTCCGCGGCTGGACTACTCGGCGGAGCCGCCGGTGCAGACGGTGGTGGCGAAGGACGTGCAGGGGGAGACGTGGAGGTTCCGGCACATATACCGAGGGACGCCACGTCGGCACTTGCTGACGACTGGGTGGAGCAGTTTCGTGAACCAGAAGAAACTGGTGGCTGGGGATTCTGTGGTGTTTCTGAGGTCTGAGAATGGAGAGTTGTGTGTTGGGATTCGGAGGGCAAAGAAGGGAATTGGGTTTGAGGTGTGGAACTCTGCTTCTGGTTCAGGGTCTGGAAGTATCGGTGGAAGTGGGAATTGTGGGATTGGTCCTTATGGgcctttctcttttttcctgAGAGAGGAGAACAAGAGTTTAAggaatggtggtggtggtggtggtggtggtggtgggaaTTTGAGTGGCAGGGCGAAAGTGAGGCCTGAGGCTGTTGTTGAAGCAGTGACACTGGCTGCTGCTAACAAAccttttgaggttgtttatTATCCAAGAGCCAGTACTCCTGAGTTTTGCATTAAGGCTTCTTCTGTAAGGGCTGCTATGAGGATTCAGTGGTGTTCTGGGATGAGGTTCAAGATGGCCTTTGAGACTGAGGATGCTTCCAGAATAAGTTGGTTCATGGGAACCATTGCTTCTGTTCAGGTTCTTGACCCCATTCGCTGGCCTAATTCCCCATGGAGGCTTCTTCAG GTAACTTGGGATGAGCCAGATTTACTGCAAAATGTGAAGCGTGTTAGCCCGTGGTTGGTTGAACTGGTGTCAAACTTGCCAGTGATCAATTTCACACCTTTCTCTCCACCAAGAAAGAAGCTGCGGTTTCCGCAGCACCCGGAGTTCCCCCTTGATGTTCAATTTCCAATACCACCGTTTTCAGGCAACCAGCTCGGACCTAACCACCCCTTGTGTGGTTTTTCAGATAACGCTCCTGCAGGCATACAGGGAGCCAGGCATGCTCAAATTGGAACATCACTATCGGATCTCCACCTTAACAGTAAACTGCAGTTGGGGTTGCTTCCATCTAATATCCAGCAACATGGACTGTATAGTGGGATTTCAAGTGGTAACACGACCAACCATGATAAGAGCAAAGAAAGCTTATCACACTTGCTGACCATTGGGAAATCTAGCAAGACTTTGGAGAAATCTGATGATGATAAGAAACATCAGTTTTTGCTTTTTGGTCAACCAATACTTACTGAACAACAGATTTCTAGAGATGTGTTGTCCCGTGGGAAAAAATCAGCGGATGATGTCAAAGACAAGGAGAAGTGCTTTCTGGATGACTCCCAATCATCAGGAAAAGCTTCCTCTGCTGCCGAGTTCTCTTGGCAACTTGGCTTGGACACTGGTCATTGTAAAGTTTTCTTGGAGTCAGAAGATGTTGGAAGGACCTTAGACCTATCACGGCTTGGTTCTTATGAAGAACTCTATAGAAGACTTTCCTACATGTTTGGAGTTGAAAGATCTGAGATTCCAAATTACGTGTTCTACTATGATGCAAAAGGTGCTGTTAAGCAAACTGGAGAAGAACCTTTCAG TGACTTCATGAAAACAGCGAAAAGGTTGACAATTCTGACGGATTCAGGCAGCAAAAATGTTACAAG GGCCTTTATTACAGGAACTAGGAATGGTGAACATGGACTGGATGCATCAAACAAAACAGGCCCTCTGAGCATATTTGCTTAA